A genome region from Triticum aestivum cultivar Chinese Spring chromosome 2B, IWGSC CS RefSeq v2.1, whole genome shotgun sequence includes the following:
- the LOC123045772 gene encoding probable galactinol--sucrose galactosyltransferase 2: MSVVAAAASIHPSATADGSPPQMATTRLERGSLLVGGRELLSQCPPEVTLRAAVADAAPGAAFLGASAAAPSSRHVFSLGTIPKGWRWLSLFKLKIWWMAPKTGADAAGVPAETQMLLLEKRGNGAEDAGYALMLPALHGDFRASLQGSPENELQFCFESGDPDVQTKDAVDAVFVNSGDNPFKLIKESIKVLSKIKGTFSHIESKETPANLDWFGWCTWDAFYKAVNPVGIEEGLQSLREGGAPPRFLIIDDGWQEIVNEFKEVDGALVEETVFAERLVDLKENDKFRGEACKNLGDLVKKIKETHGVKYVYAWHALLGYWGGVCTSSDVMEKYNPKLVYPVQSPGDVANLRDVAMDSLEKYGVGIIDPEKIYEFYNDQHSYLSSVGVDGVKVDVQNVMETLGHGFGGRVALTRKYQHALEESIARNFKGNNLICCMSHSSDHIYSALKSAVARASEDFMPREPTLQTLHIANVAFNSLLLGEIFIPDWDMFQSKHETAEFHGAARALSGGGVYVSDKPGVHDFNVLKKLVLPDGSILRARYAGRPTRDCLFNDPVMDGKSLLKIWNLNNLSAAVGVFNCQGAGNWTWLVEEISHVPTAVNITGQLSPSDVESLEEIAGDDWNGETAVYAFNSCSLSRLQKHQSLELSLVTMTCEIYTISPIQVYGGAVRFAPLGLLNMFNSGGALDSITGTVDSSATTVQIKCRGPGRLGAYSSARPALCRVDAHEVEFSHSDDGLLAFDLSDGSSHSSLWNIEILYTAS, translated from the exons ATGTCGGtcgtcgccgctgccgcctccaTTCACCCCAGCGCCACCGCCGACGGGTCCCCGCCGCAGATGGCGACGACGCGTCTCGAGCGCGGGTCCCTGCTGGTCGGCGGGCGCGAGCTCCTCTCCCAGTGCCCGCCCGAGGTCACCCTACGCGCGGCCGTCGCTGACGCCGCCCCGGGCGCCGCGTTCCTCGGCGCCAGCGCGGCGGCGCCGTCCAGCCGCCACGTCTTCTCCCTCGGCACCATCCCCAA AGGATGGAGGTGGCTGTCGCTGTTCAAGTTGAAGATCTGGTGGATGGCCCCGAAGACGGGCGCGGACGCGGCGGGCGTGCCGGCGGAGACGCAGATGCTGCTTCTGGAGAAGAGGGGGAACGGGGCCGAGGACGCGGGGTACGCTCTGATGCTGCCAGCCCTCCATGGCGATTTCCGGGCTAGCCTCCAAGGGAGTCCCGAGAATGAGCTCCAATTCTGCTTCGAGAGTG GTGATCCTGATGTGCAGACGAAGGACGCTGTTGATGCGGTATTCGTCAACTCAGGGGATAATCCTTTCAAGCTTATTAAGGAATCAATCAA GGTACTGTCCAAGATCAAAGGAACTTTCAGTCATATAGAGAGCAAGGAG ACCCCTGCAAACTTAGACTGGTTTGGATGGTGCACTTGGGATGCATTTTATAAAGCTGTCAACCCAGTAGGGATTGAAGAGGGCCTTCAAAG TTTGCGTGAAGGAGGCGCACCACCAAGGTTTCTGATTATAGATGATGGTTGGCAAGAAATAGTTAACGAATTCAAGGAAGTGGATGGAGCTCTTGTTGAAGAGACTGT GTTTGCAGAGAGGCTGGTTGATCTGAAGGAGAATGACAAGTTCAGGGGAGAAGCCTGCAAGAATCTGGGAGATCTTGTCAAGAAAATCAAAGAGACACATGGAGTCAA GTACGTCTACGCATGGCATGCTTTACTTGGGTATTGGGGAGGTGTCTGTACATCATCGGACGTGATGGAGAAGTACAATCCAAAACTAGTTTACCCCGTCCAGTCTCCTGGTGATGTTGCAAATTTGAGGGATGTAGCCATGGACAGCTTGGAGAAATATGGAGTTGGTATCATTGATCCTGAGAAGATATATGAATTCTACAATGATCAGCACAGTTACCTTTCTAGTGTGGGTGTGGATGGTGTGAAGGTAGATGTGCAAAATGTGATGGAGACTCTCGGGCATGGCTTCGGTGGTCGTGTTGCATTAACTCGAAAGTATCAACATGCTCTTGAGGAATCTATTGCTCGGAACTTCAAAGGAAATAACCTAATATGCTGCATGAGTCACAGTTCAGACCACATCTATAG TGCCTTGAAGAGTGCAGTTGCTAGAGCATCAGAAGATTTCATGCCTCGGGAACCAACACTGCAAACTCTGCACATTGCTAATGTAGCATTCAATAGCCTTTTATTGGGAGAAATTTTCATCCCGGACTGGGATATGTTCCAA AGCAAGCATGAAACAGCGGAATTTCATGGAGCAGCTAGAGCTCTAAGTGGAGGTGGTGTTTATGTCAG TGACAAACCAGGAGTGCACGATTTCAATGTTCTGAAAAAGCTTGTTCTACCAGATGGCTCGATTCTAAGAGCAAGGTATGCTGGTCGTCCTACCCGCGATTGCCTGTTCAATGACCCAGTCATGGATGGTAAAAG TCTGCTGAAAATATGGAACCTGAACAATTTGTCTGCTGCTGTCGGAGTATTCAATTGTCAGGGAGCTGGAAACTGGACTTGGTTAGTCGAAGAAATTTCACATGTTCCCACCGCCGTTAACATAACCGGTCAGCTCTCGCCATCAGATGTAGAGTCTCTCGAGGAGATTGCTGGTGATGATTGGAATGGAGAGACTGCAGTATATGCTTTCAattcat GTTCTCTTTCAAGGCTCCAGAAGCACCAAAGTTTGGAGCTGTCATTGGTCACTATGACATGTGAGATCTATACCATATCACCGATACAG GTTTACGGTGGGGCTGTTCGGTTCGCACCACTTGGACTGCTCAACATGTTCAACTCCGGTGGCGCACTCGACAGTATCACAGGCACAGTTGATTCTTCGGCTACGACAGTTCAGATCAAATGCCGAGGGCCAGGACGTTTGGGGGCGTATTCATCTGCTAGGCCGGCACTCTGCAGAGTTGATGCGCATGAAGTAGAGTTCAGTCATTCTGATGATGGCTTGCTGGCATTTGATCTCTCAGATGGATCTTCCCACAGCAGCCTCTGGAACATCGAGATTCTCTACACAGCCTCCTGA
- the LOC123045773 gene encoding glycosyl hydrolase 5 family protein translates to MATMGRVRRSPLLAAWLALGFAWHCALHHAPAAAVTLSTASRWVVDEAGDRVKLACVNWPSHLEPMLAEGLGKRPVGAIAGDVAAMGFNCVRLTWPTFLVTNASYSSLTVEQSFQRLNLTESLAGIRANNPAVVDLKLIDAFKAVVSSLGENNVMVILDNHVSKPGWCCDNSDGNGFFGDGYFEPDVWVDGLTKMATMFAGVPHVVGMSLRNELRGPRQNSNDWYKYMQRGAEAVHAANPRVLVILSGLSFDNDLAFLNSRQVSLSFARKAAFEVHWYSFSNGQEWAAGNPNEVCARIGASVSRRALYLLDQGWPVFLSEFGVDNRGGNANDNRYYGCAAAVAADLDLDWALWTLQGSYYLRQGVLDLDEVYGVLDRAWSRPRNDTALRRVQPLQRPLRGPGYAEAEPYTVLFHPATGLCVLRRSLAQPLELGACADTEAWEYAPQQGRLALRDSPLMCLHAQGAGQPVLLGTPCDDDMSRWRLVSDSKLHVAVNASSSSSSGSGSGGGMLCLDVGADGQSVVTSPCRCLSADNSCDPESQWFKLVSSTRSVAANSMLAELPVKLVSSKIRSL, encoded by the exons ATGGCGACGATGGGGAGGGTGAGGCGTTCTCCTCTCCTCGCGGCGTGGCTGGCTCTCGGCTTTGCGTGGCATTGCGCGCTTCACCATGCTCCGGCGGCGGCCGTGACGCTGTCGACGGCGTCGCGGTGGGTCGTGGACGAGGCCGGGGACCGCGTGAAGCTGGCGTGCGTGAACTGGCCGTCGCACCTGGAGCCGATGCTGGCGGAGGGGCTGGGCAAGCGGCCCGTGGGCGCCATCGCCGGGGACGTCGCCGCCATGGGGTTCAACTGCGTCCGGCTCACCTGGCCCACGTTCCTGGTGACCAACGCCTCCTACTCGTCCCTCACCGTCGAGCAGTCTTTCCAGAGGCTCAATCTCACCGAGTCGCTCGCCGGCATCAGGGCCAACAACCCCGCCGTCGTCGACCTCAAGCTCATCGACGCGTTCAAG GCCGTGGTGAGCAGCCTCGGCGAGAACAACGTCATGGTGATCCTGGACAACCACGTGAGCAAGCCGGGGTGGTGCTGCGACAACTCGGACGGCAACGGGTTCTTCGGCGACGGCTACTTCGAGCCGGACGTCTGGGTCGACGGCCTCACCAAGATGGCCACCATGTTCGCCGGCGTCCCCCACGTCGTCGGCATGAGCCTCAGGAACGAGCTCCGAGGCCCCAGGCAGAACTCAAACGACTGGTACAA GTACATGCAGCGCGGCGCGGAGGCGGTGCACGCGGCGAACCCGCGGGTGCTGGTGATCCTCTCCGGCCTCAGCTTCGACAACGACCTGGCGTTCCTCAACTCGCGGCAGGTGAGCCTCAGCTTCGCCCGGAAGGCGGCGTTCGAGGTGCACTGGTACAGCTTCTCCAACGGCCAGGAGTGGGCGGCGGGCAACCCCAACGAGGTGTGCGCGCGGATCGGGGCCAGCGTGTCCCGCCGCGCGCTCTACCTGCTCGACCAGGGCTGGCCGGTCTTCCTCAGCGAGTTCGGCGTCGACAACCGCGgcggcaacgccaacgacaaccGCTACTACggctgcgccgccgccgtcgccgccgacctcgACCTCGACTGGGCGCTCTGGACGCTGCAAGGGAGCTACTACCTCCGGCAGGGCGTGCTGGACCTCGACGAGGTCTACGGCGTGCTCGACAGGGCCTGGTCCAGGCCGCGCAACGACACCGCGCTCCGCAGGGTCCAGCCCCTGCAGCGCCCGCTCAGAG GGCCTGGCTACGCGGAGGCGGAGCCGTACACAGTGCTGTTCCACCCGGCGACGGGGCTGTGCGTGCTGCGGCGGTCACTGGCGCAGCCGCTGGAGCTGGGCGCGTGCGCCGACACGGAGGCGTGGGAGTACGCGCCGCAGCAGGGGCGGCTGGCGCTGCGTGACAGCCCGCTGATGTGCCTCCACGCGCAGGGCGCCGGCCAGCCCGTGCTCCTCGGCACGCCGTGCGACGACGACATGTCCCGGTGGCGCCTCGTGTCGGACTCCAAGCTGCACGTCGCCGTCAAtgcgtcgtcttcgtcgtcgtcgggctccggcagcggcggcggcatgcTCTGCCTGGATGTCGGCGCGGACGGCCAGAGCGTGGTCACCAGCCCATGCCGGTGCCTGAGCGCGGACAACAGCTGCGACCCGGAGAGCCAGTGGTTCAAGCTGGTGAGCAGCACGAGGAGCGTCGCCGCCAATAGCATGCTCGCGGAGCTGCCTGTGAAACTCGTGAGCTCGAAGATTCGCTCGCTTTGA